A segment of the Arachis hypogaea cultivar Tifrunner chromosome 5, arahy.Tifrunner.gnm2.J5K5, whole genome shotgun sequence genome:
AGCAATAACATGGCGACATGGTATTCGTTCAACCTGAAAGTGCCCACAGTCACACGTCCGTCGCGCTAGATCAACAACTAACACCTTTTCAGTAGTCGTTTCGCGCACCTCAAACACCTCATTTCTTCTATCAAAGCGGTGCACAACTATGTTCCCAGCCTGTTGCATACTTGCCTCTATCCGCTGTTGCGCAAATGCGGAGAACGTAAATCCAGCACGCTTGCGTTCGTGAGACTCCGCACTCTTCCGCGTAAAGAGTTCATTTAACCTATAATATGTTGCTCGTACCAGCGCCAACACAGATAGATTACGGGCACCCTTCAACACTGAGTTAATACACTCCACAAGGTTTGTTGTCATATGGCCCCATCGATGTCCTTCGTCGAATGCCAATACCCAATGTCTGAGTCCGATGGCATCGCACCACCTGGCATATGCCTCGCCTCGCTCTTCCAACCTCTTATAGTTGGTATTGTACTCCTCCACCGTTCTTGAATACCCTATATTGACAACAAGCTTCTGCAAGTGAGGGACTTTGAATGCCCTTAAGAAGTTACTGCCGATGTGTCTTATACAAAACATCCACCATGCTCTTGGAGGTTGCCAGTCACCACCGGAACGATTAACTGCTGCCCGTATTGACTCATGCCGGTCTGAGATCATACCCACACCGTCTTTTCTAACAACATACTCTCGCAGATTCCTGAGGAAGAAGTGCCACACATCAGCTGTCTCACCTTCCACCAAGGCAAAGGCGATAGGCACAATGTTCtggttcccatcttgtgcaacagCGACTAGAAGTGTACCTTTGTATTTTCCGTATAGGTGTGTGCCGTCAACCTGAACCAGGGGTTTGCAATGCCTGAATGCCCTAatgcatggattgaaactccaaAATACACGATGAAGTATTTTTACACCTTGTGCCTCCTCGTTCCCGTTGTAGAGTGGTCGTGTTTCTATTTGGACAACTGAACCAGGAATCTTCTGCACCATGACCGAGAGCCACCACGGCAATGCTTGGTAGGATTCCTCCCAATCACCGAAAACGAGCGCAACtgacttctgctttgccaaccaagcctttcgaTAACTGATGGTATAGTTGAACCTTGACTGGACTTCCGCAATTATAGATTTCACCTTGATGGACGGGTCCGACTCGACCAAGGGCCTTATAGCCTCAGCAACTGTATCTGAGTCCAACTTGgaatgatcttgtgaaatcgttCCGATGGTGCACGTGTGCCTACCGTTGTATCTGCGTATCTCCCAACAACCTTTTCTCCGTATCAAGCTGGCTCGGATAAGCCAGTCACATCCACGCCCGTacatcttgcattttgcatagaacgtctGTGGCTCAGACTCAAACACATCATAGTCAACTCCTCTAGATATAGTGAAACTTCTAATTGCTGCAACGACCGACTTTCTAGAGCTGTATTCCATTCCAATTCGGAACTCTCCGTCCTCAGGATCAACAATACCTACAGAAAGCCGAAATCATCGTTTATTGCACACTCCAAGGTATAAAGTAACAAAAACTTCGTATTTAGTCAACACGTACCTCTGTTTGCATATTCCGGAAACTCGGGGGCATGCATGGCGTCGAGATCCAACTCACACATAAAAGGTGGAACGCCCATCGGTTGACTGCTCGAGGGACGAACCACTACATTCTCCACTGCTGCCTCAACTCCCACATCACCATCCTCATCTTCATCGCCGGCTTCATAAGTGGCTTCGAAGTCCTCTTCGCTGTCACTATTCATACCTTCGTACACTGCAGCTATATCATCATTTACATCTATATCATTTTGGACCGCTACTGCCTCTTCAGCttcaaactcaacgtacaacTCAATCTGTGGGTGTCTCATATAAGTCTGCCGGTGAATTTCAAACATATTCTGCATACTCGCCTCATCCGTGATCGGAATGGTATCAAACTGTATTAGGCCACCAAAAACCACAACCGGATTTCGGTACAGAATTCTGCTCACTCTCATTAACGTACCATTCTCCATGCTCTGACATAGCCCGTTCTGCAGCTCCATTAACGTCATCGTGCATGGAACCACAAACGAAAACGAATTTTGTGACACAAACctcactccctcatgagtattACGTATTATCTCACCATTACGATACACCACCAAATTTGCGGTGTCCTCCATTGCACCAACTACAACATCAAAGaatcctcacaacacactcaaatctCACTCACTCAGTATGGAAAACACTATCGAGCTCTACCTTATATAGAGCTGTGAACTTACCACGCCCCCCACGTGGTTCACACTTGGACTAATCAGCTTCCGCCACGTCAGCACGCCACCGGCGTGCTGACGCAGCACGCCCCCCACGTGGTGCAGCAAACGGGCCAACCAGCTTCCGCCACGTCAGCACGCCCCCTGCGTGCTGACTCAGCACGCCCCCTGCGTGCTGCTTACGTGGCTCAATTAGAGCGTGCCACGTAGCCTCCACGCCCCCTGCGTGTTGAAGGCACCACGCCCCCTGCGTGTTACCTCTACATCTGACACGTCCACATATTTGTAATACACACTGTAAGTCCATTTTCTCATAATACACCAAAATATTTTCCATATTCTAATTAATGAACCAAATtttgtacataaaaataaataatttatatttatatttattaaaatttatacatataaattagtaaaatttatttgttaaagataatttaatatttatattggttaaataatgacaaaaatattaaagaaagttTTTTGGTGTGGATTCAATATATTATTCATATGTGTGGATTTTAGGTGGAAGAGTTCACAATAAAATACGTGTGTGTGAGTTTAAGGTGTAAATGAAAAAGTAatccgtttttttttttgtataactttttttttagatTTCTATAGGTGAGGTCTTTTTATTGGGTTGGTTTAAGAggcttgaatggatgcatttttttttcatatatattaagATATATTTGCCTAAAAAACCTATGAGCAAtgttaggggccagcaacttttgtgattgatagccatcaaatagtcatcaatgatgatttaatggtgtgagattggtgtgagatttcatccaacgACTCACCTttttctgctggttacatgctggccaaaattcaacaaaactgctggccccctagactttccCAAAACCTATACCCAACTCAGAAAAGAAatgtttttaaaaaacaaaaagaagtttaaaaagattttattctgtgacaaaaaatagaaattaatgtTGATAAAAAGAAGTGAAAAAGGTCTCTCACACATATGGATAATATATTGAATCCACACCataactttttaaatattaaagatcGCTGACCCTAaaaaatttctttctttcttatggGCTTAACTTTTTGAAGAATGGGGTTGAAATGATTTGTTACAATTTAAATCTAGGttcaaattgaaattgaaattgtacCTACAAAAGATGGCAATACAAGCCTGAATGTCACAAAGGATGGCGATCTGCTCCAACTTTTTCAACAACCCGGCACATCTCTTCTTAAATGTAGCTTTCGTTGAACTTATATCATCTATCAGTTGTAGTTTTACcctcttctttattttcaaaatttcatcatcattgttgttgttggcttGGATCACTGCCATCTCATACTGCCTTGCTAGTTCTGCAAATGACACCCTCCTTTCTCAAAGAGTGGAAAACAGGTTAAGAAAGTTGTTATCCATCATGCAATGCTGCAAAAACTAACACAAACAGTGTGTGTATGTATTTATGTTTTTCATGGTAGTGTTCTTCCCATATTGATCTATTTATAGatgtaataaattataattttctctttctttcttattgGTATTAACAGTGTAAACcccaataattaataaataattaactaataaattaattattaattaaaaaaattagaaaattaaattttatagtttaatgaagtagaaataattaaaatatgagttTTGACACTGATTTTAAAGATATTGGCCCAAAATCGGACTAACGGACCAAACCGGTTGAACTAGATTCGAACCGGACCCAAGACACATATATAAGGACCAATCTTTAGTCATCTTCATTTCGTTCATCATTCTTTAACCGAATGAGAGAGATTACCGTAAATCCCTAACCCTCACCATGTTAACTTCTGTCGCCCGTAACTTTCAATCCAGAATtttgattgacgagccgtcagcgACTACGTATTTGTCTCAgaattctcttcaattctatcggaacaaagtggtaagaaattgGTGTTTCTCTTCTAGTTCTACCTCTTCCCAATTTCGTGATTTTAGGGGGTTTGAGTATTGAGAAATtaaatgattttgatggtttaggtaaACTCTAGCAGCGGATAATCACTGAGTTTTGTCCAATAGATCTGTGGGTAAGGTAAAAAACTGTTAAACTCTTGTAAATCATTGAATTAGTGAACTCTATGATTATTATAGTGATATTGT
Coding sequences within it:
- the LOC112803259 gene encoding uncharacterized protein, with translation MEDTANLVVYRNGEIIRNTHEGVRFVSQNSFSFVVPCTMTLMELQNGLCQSMENGTLMRVSRILYRNPVVVFGGLIQFDTIPITDEASMQNMFEIHRQTYMRHPQIELYVEFEAEEAVAVQNDIDVNDDIAAVYEGMNSDSEEDFEATYEAGDEDEDGDVGVEAAVENVVVRPSSSQPMGVPPFMCELDLDAMHAPEFPEYANRGIVDPEDGEFRIGMEYSSRKSVVAAIRSFTISRGVDYDVFESEPQTFYAKCKMYGRGCDWLIRASLIRRKGCWEIRRYNGRHTCTIGTISQDHSKLDSDTVAEAIRPLVESDPSIKVKSIIAEVQSRFNYTISYRKAWLAKQKSVALVFGDWEESYQALPWWLSVMVQKIPGSVVQIETRPLYNGNEEAQGVKILHRVFWSFNPCIRAFRHCKPLVQVDGTHLYGKYKGTLLVAVAQDGNQNIVPIAFALVEGETADVWHFFLRNLREYVVRKDGVGMISDRHESIRAAVNRSGGDWQPPRAWWMFCIRHIGSNFLRAFKVPHLQKLVVNIGYSRTVEEYNTNYKRLEERGEAYARWCDAIGLRHWVLAFDEGHRWGHMTTNLVECINSVLKGARNLSVLALVRATYYRLNELFTRKSAESHERKRAGFTFSAFAQQRIEASMQQAGNIVVHRFDRRNEVFEVRETTTEKVLVVDLARRTCDCGHFQVERIPCRHVIACCANQRLDWQLYVHDVYKMTEVRKVYRFEFTPLGDPESWPAYEGPTLVANPAQRRTSKGRPKLTRYLNEMDSRDMRGPRICRLCGAQGHSRSKCPQRAGPSGAGS